Genomic window (Procambarus clarkii isolate CNS0578487 chromosome 87, FALCON_Pclarkii_2.0, whole genome shotgun sequence):
TCTACATCATGATCATCTACATCATGATCATCTACATCATGATCATCTACATCATGATCATCTACATCATGATCATCTACATCATGGTCATCTACAtcatgatcatctgcatcatGATCATCTACATCATGGCCATCTACATCATGGTCATCTACATCATGATCATCTACATCATGATCATCTACATCATGGTCATCTACATCATGATCATCTACATCATGATCATCTACATCATGATCATCTACATCATGATCATCTACATCATGGTCATCTACATCATGGTCATCTACAtcatgatcatctgcatcatGGTCATCTACATCATGGTCATCTACATCATGGTCATCTACATCATGATCATCTACATCATGGTCATCTACATCATGGTCATCTACATCATGATCATCTACATCATGGTCATCTACATCATGGTCATCTACATCATGGTCATCTACATCATGGTCATCTACAtcatgatcatctgcatcatGATCATCTACATCATGATCATCTACATCATGATCATCTACATCATGATCATCTACATCATGATCATCTACATCATGATCATCTACATCATGATCATCTACATCATGATCATCTACATCATGATCATCTACATCATGATCATCTACATCATGATCATCTACATCATGATCATCTACATCATGATCATCTACATCATGGTCATCTACATCATGGTCATCTACATCATGGTCATCTACATCATGGTCATCTACATCATGGTCATCTACATCATGGTCATCTACATCATGGTCACCTACACCATGATCATCTACACCATGATCATCTGCATCATTTTCACCTAAGTCATGTTTACCTACATCATGGTCACGTGCATTATGATCAATCACATCATGTTCATCTGCATCATATTAATCGACATCCTGTTTATCTAATATATGTTGATTTATATCATGTTCATCTAAAACAAGTTTATCAAAACCATGTTCATCTACATCATGTTAAGAAACATTATGTTCATCTCTATAATCTTCACCAACATGTTCATCTACATTTTCATTTACATCATGTTCACGAACATGTTGGTGAACAAACATAGTTCACAAACAAGGTTTACCGAGACCACTCGACACACCAAAGTGGCATATGCCAGAGACCGTTCTTAGAAGCCTTCTGGAGACGTGCAGAAAGTTGTCACCTTTGACAGCCCCCGGGGGAGACGAATCAACACACAAatcgacggagtagcaatgggcattCAATTAGGTGACCTGTTCACTAACTTCTATATGGTCTCCCTGGAAGAGAAGATATTCAAGACTATGAGCAAACACAAGATCGATTGCAGGTACAGTGACGACATTTTCATCCTTGTCCGGGATTTTCAAGAGCTGGAGATGATTAAGCGATCGCTTACCGAATCCTCAGTACACCAGTTCACACATGAACTTGGTAACGACTGTGCACTCCCTTTCCTCAACGTATACGTAAAGACCACAGACGCCACTTTCACCACTGAAGTCTACACCACACCAACAATCAAGGGTATGTGTGTGTAGACGGCCTCAGTGAATGCCGTTACTGATATAAAACAAGTGTGATGAACTCATACACACGGAGACCTCTCACCCACTGCACAAACTGTGACGCAGTGCACAAAGAATTGGAGAGATGTATGCAAGCCCAGTAAACTATGGATAAACAAACAGGTGAACACCTGCTTTACGAAGTAAATGGCACAACTCCAATCACAACTGACGCCCCCATCAATCAAGTTACATTACTAATCCATAATGAACACTTAACACTAAATACACGACAGATGAATGCATTATGAAGGACATCATATCCACAGGAGTAAAACCAGTTGATCATAACCAGAAGCTTGAACTCATAATCTACAACAAAACCAAAAATACATCAGACTTAATAATGAAGAACAGCCTAACCAGAACAAGTGGCCCTATCCAGAAAACTGGCATGAACGGAAATAAGCAGAGAGGTAAGGAGGGAGAAATTTCAGGCAGGAAAGCAAAATCGTAAAATGGCAGGGATGAAGACAGGCAGGAAGGCAGATATGTAGGAAAGCAGGCAGAGAAGCTGAATGGCAAGTAGGTAGTCAGGTAGCTAAACAGCAAGAAAGGCAGGCATTCTGTCAGAtagaagtgaacttggagaatgggccctagaagaaaacccagacataattgcactcacagaaacaaagctaatgaaaaccataacaaatgcagtgtttctgcaGGAATATTATGTAGTAAGGAAACAAAgggtaggaagaggaggaggagcagcaatgCTGATAAAAAAAGACTGgaatttgaggagatggttatccagGTCTGTGGAGGttacagtgactacataacaggtaccatagcaattggaggacgaaAACCTGTAGTAGTAGTCATATGTAATTCCCCACCAAATGactgaagacccagacaggaatatgatagaaacaacattgcTACCATTAATATAATATAGAGAACAGATACTGtcactagcaggaacggatccagactgttAATCATGGGAGTTTTAAACCACGGAAGATAGATTAggaaaacagagacccacatggcggaccaaacacatggagagctaagctactTGACGTGGTAACAAGAAacgttctaagccaacacatcaagggactgacaagaatgagaggagaaaatgaaccagctatgcttgatgtGATATTCACTGTCATGGGGGGGTGAGCTGGGGCTCTGCTAGCGAGGAGCTGCTAGgagctcagaaggcagaatactcagGTCCCTCCGATTCTTGGGACTCACCGGAGTCTCCTGGTCCCAAAGGAGAGGACCAATAATgtccaccaccgcaggtctttgctcccacaactgtgggggtgccactgattcaccctgggagcccttaaataaaccacggggaaactgctgttagcaATTCCGGCCCAGACCCGTGGAGAAGAGAAGGAAGACCCAGGTTTACCTTTTAACAATAAtttcccctgagtcttgcctgccagacaaaaggttgcaggaattcctttcccgcctgcctttTCTATCTTCTTTTAACACGGCTGCCAGCTGGGTCGATATACCTGCACCCAAgcagtgcagttcagtgggtgtactcTATTAtgcttgttgccaaagtgttgctGCTCCTACAGAGTTGACACTGGTCTGTCAGCCCAAGGTACACTTCCATAAAAGTCTATGtggatttacctttctccagctaCTACAGtgcttgttgccaaagtgttgccaccattccggctctgatactggtcggatggcctagggtacacttttatacaagtctgtgctgctttaccactctctaGCCAATAAGAACTTTTGTAGAAAACGAAAGTTCACTAGGTGttactatgataaccctcgtgtatgctcatagcgattattatggaggcacacataaacacaatgataaattaTGTTAATTTACTAACATAAGCTACAAGATCACATATACAATTAAAAAGCAATACAGAAATGGAAAATGAGAATAAttaatctggagatcgtcagcatcTCCAACaacctccttcaactgggcatatTTCAAAGGAGCCACACACTCTctgaggctggtgcataagttggagaaacaggcaagagtaactggtaggtcGCTCCAGGGGGATAAGGGAGTACATAAGCAATAGGAGCAGAGTTATAATGAGGGGGTGATACCTCAGAGTGGCGcgaagtcaccagtagagtcccacagggttctgtcctcgaacctatcctgtttctgatatacgtaaatgatctcccagagggtatagactaattcctttctttgtttgctgacgatgccaacatTATGAGaggaattaagacagaggaggacagcttgaggcttcaagaagacttagacaaactgaaagaatagtccaacaaatggttgttagagtttaaccaaagaaaatgtaatgaaaataggtgtagggagcagcaggccagatacaaggtatcatttgggagatgaaattcttcaagaatcagagagagaaagacctggggattgatatcacgcctgaTGTGGGGAAATCAACTGGTGATTGAATTGATTATTATTTtaagagtttgtatttattacttctAAGCGGACTGTATTTTATGATTTGTTGTCACTagtaaacttcccttcacacatTTGGGGGAAAAGGGGGGTCATATTTTAATATTACCGTAATTAAATGGAATATATACCTACAAATGAGTTACAGATCACACTATATAAAGAACATTTAAAATGGCCTCAGCTGTTTTAATTGTGTTGACTGGTCATCTAACATCAGGCACAGTATACCACATGTAGTCTTCCTTGTTATGTCCAAATCAACTATGTCTCATATGATCACAATTTACATGGGGAAACGATACAACGTAACATCTACCAAGAACAGATATATTTACTATGTAGCACTTAAATCTGAGTAGTTAGACACATTTACCATTGTGGGTGGTGTCGTTCTATGGCCGAACGATCTATCCTAGACACAGAAAATATGTGGTCAATATAATCTGAGCTAATGGACAAACCGAACTGGCACTTATTTTATGTCTTGCAACAATTAGTGACTAATGTGAGTCACGTTGCCGCTTGGGATTTGCTGGTAGAGTTAGTAGTCACCTGGTAAGCTTAAAGTTGGCTCCATAACCTCGTGACATATCAAAACTCCCCAAGTTAGTGCACTCTCACCACATAATCAAGGCTGCGTCTGtataatggctccctccttcctcctcgtcaccTTCAGTTGCCATATTTATCAAGAAGAGTACGGAGGGTTGTGTGGAATCACattgttatataatatataattgagATAGTTAATTTTATTGGGTTACCAACTCAAACTGGTGAatttaatattaaattagaaaaaACGTTGGCTCAACTATTGTGTAGCTGACCTTGGAGATGTAACaccattttctgtaatttttttgacTAATGTAAATTAACATCTTATGGCGGTTACATTAGAGTTGGTATATTTGATATGGAAATTTTGCACACTAGGCCtgttccctgaagcccatatcaagaggataacatcagcagcatatgccaggttggccaacataaaaacggtctttagaaacttgtgtaaggaatcattcatgaccttgtatacctcttacgtcagaccaatcctggagtatgcagctcctgcaTGGAACCCATATCTCGTCAAGCTTCAGAATaagctggagaaggttcaaatgttaaccaccagactagtacccaaactgaggggcatgagctacgaggagagactacgggatatAAAtcacacgtcgctggaagacagaaaagttcggGGGCAACATAATAGGAGTAGAAAACAGGACTATGGATATCCATTGTCATTTTTTCGAGGGATCCCTGTAGTCCGGGTCCTTTTTCTATGTCTCGGCAACTGTTCCATCCGGGTAATTTTTCCTTACCTCAGCGACGGATCCTGTAGTGTTGGTCATTTTTCGTTACCTCGGTGAAGCTTCGCTTCCGTCATTGTCATTTTAGTTACATCGGTGACACGGTTTCCGGCATAGGTGTTTTTTAGCTTCATCGTCGGTGACTGGCTTCTAGCCCTTGATATTTGACCTAGGAAATAAAGGGTCGCCTTCCTTCGTCCTTAATGTACACTGTCGTCATCTTCATTCAACAAGTTCATTTAGGTTATGACATATAATCCCATTTTCATTTATTATTTAAAGTTAAAAAATGCATATTGAACCCGAGAAGGAAATTGTAGAAGGCCTTTTTGGAAGACCTTACAGGACCAAATTTGTATTTGCACCCATGTTGGGACAATCATTAACTCAAATTAAACCCCTTTTTTCACACTCATTGTTACGAACCCTTCTGTAACTGTATTCCTTTAAAACTTTACGATCCTACTCAAGTTCAAAGGAAACACTAGATTTCCACCCTAACCTGGGTGGAAATGTACTGTAATGTTTAAGGATATGAAATTAAATAGCACTTGGAAATAATCGTTCGTattaaccatcaccactacaatttacaATTGACTAAGGTCACCTGAAGCATCACTAGCCCTCACGCTACCTAGCTTCAAAGATGATGGACACTATTTATATTCCCCTGACGAGGTCTTCAACACAACACTAGCCCACACGCTAAATGCAGTTATGGAGACGTCTTCAAGCACCCCACTCTCCTTAGCACACTCGCTAGTATGCTCagtgaagtccacagcgctcaactAGTCTCACCGGCTAGCACCTTCCAAgagtgaagtccacagcgctcaactagccccactggctaccaCCTTCCAATAGTGAAGTCCAAAGCGCACGACTAGCCCCCACTGGCTTGCTCGTCTCAAAGTTGACCAAGGTACTCCTTCACTTTTCCCTGCCTCACTGACTTCTCTTGCCAGTCACCGGTAACTAGTCCCCTCCCAGCACAGCAGACTAGAAGATGGGAAACTAATATTAATGGGAGGGTGAACTGTTGTAGTTCGGAACCCGGATCATAAATGGCGCCGAAATCGCAACTCCAAACTCCAACAACGGGATTGATACTGTAACACCTATTGCATCACTTATACCCTTCAATCGTGACACCAATATGCAAACTGAAGaaaattttattaatacattattaatatCGTCTATACTCATTGTATCCACTTATTCCCTTCAATCATGTCACTATCAATATGCAGATGGCCCTATTAATATATATACCCCTTATTATGCCTATTCATCTGCG
Coding sequences:
- the LOC138358946 gene encoding uncharacterized protein, which gives rise to MKLKNTYAGNRVTDVTKMTMTEAKLHRDEHDVIDHNARDHDVGKHDLGENDADDHGVDDHGVGDHDVDDHDVDDHDVDDHDVDDHDVDDHDVDDHDVDDHDVDDHDVDDHDVDDHDVDDHDVDDHDVDDHDVDDHDVDDHDVDDHDVDDHDVDDHDVDDHDADDHDVDDHDVDDHDVDDHDVDDHDVDDHDVDDHDVDDHDVDDHDVDDHDVDDHDVDDHDADDHDVDDHDVDDHDVDDHDVDDHDVDDHDVDDHDVDDHDVDDHDVDDHDVDDHDVDGHDVDDHDADDHDVDDHDVDDHDVDDHDVDDHDVDDHDVDDHDVDDHDVDDHDVDDHDVDDHDVDDHDVDDHDVDDHDVDDHDVDDHDVDDHDVDDHDVDDHDVDDHDVDDHDVDDMM